A window of the Capricornis sumatraensis isolate serow.1 chromosome 9, serow.2, whole genome shotgun sequence genome harbors these coding sequences:
- the LOC138085433 gene encoding protocadherin beta-17-like, with the protein METSLLKVTQKRQVTAIIILLLLWEAGGQIIKYSVLEERDSGSFVANLAKDLGLGLGELVSRGARILFKGNKQHLQIEQKSGNLILKEKLDREDLCGDTDPCILHFQVLLKNPVQFIQGELQIQDVNDHAPEFLENEILLKIAESSHPGSAYPLKIAQDLDVGSNTVQNYTISSNFHFHLFTRNHSDGRKYPELVLDQELDREEQPELRLTLTAMDGGSPPKTGTSQVLIIVLDINDNTPEFAQQLYQVQVPENSPIGSLVITVSARDLDAGIHGELSYSFFQSSNQVIQAFEVNTVTGDIRLKKKLDFEEIRSYHIEIEASDGGGLSGKCTVAVEVMDVNDNAPELTISLLINDIPENTPDTVVAVFGISDSDTGNNGKMMCSIQDHLPFLLKLTIENFYTLVTEGALDREEKAEYNITITVTDMGTPRLKTEHNITVLVSDVNDNAPAFTQTSYTLWVRENNSPALHIGSVSATDTDAGANAQVTYSLLPSSDSPVPLASLVSINPDNGHLFALKSLDYEALRAFEFRVGATDRGSPALSSQALVRVLVADANDNAPFVLYPLQNASAPCTELVPRAAEPGYLVTKVVAVDGDAGQNAWLSYQLLKATEPGLFGVWAHNGEVRTARLLSERDAPKQRLVVLVKDNGEPPLSASVTLHVLLVDGFSQPYLPPPEAEAAAAAPADPLTVSLVVALASVSSLFLFSVLVFVAVRLCRRGGAGSAGRCPVPEGHFPGHLVDVSGTGTLSQSYQYEVCLMGGTGSGEFKFLKPIVPSLMSEGADMDTAENANFRNRLGFS; encoded by the coding sequence ATGGAGACATCGCTACTCAAAGTGACTCAGAAAAGGCAAGTGACCGCCattattattctattattattgTGGGAGGCGGGCGGTCAGATCATTAAGTATTCAGTTCTAGAAGAGAGGGACAGCGGTTCATTTGTAGCCAACCTAGCAAAAGATCTGGGGTTGGGCTTAGGGGAGCTGGTTTCTCGGGGCGCCCGGATTCTTTTCAAAGGGAATAAACAGCATTTGCAGATCGAGCAGAAGAGTGGGAATTTGATACTAAAAGAAAAACTGGACCGAGAAGATTTGTGCGGTGACACGGATCCATGTATACTGCATTTCCAGGTGTTACTGAAAAACCCGGTGCAGTTTATTCAAGGTGAATTACAGATTCAAGATGTAAATGACCATGCCCCAGAATTCTTGGAAAATGAAATCCTACTGAAAATAGCAGAAAGCAGCCATCCAGGGTCTGCATATCCTTTGAAAATAGCTCAAGATTTAGACGTTGGTAGTAATACAGTACAGAACTACACAATTAGCTCCAACTTCCATTTCCACCTTTTTACTCGAAATCACAGCGATGGCAGAAAATACCCGGAGCTGGTGCTGGACCAAGAGCTGGACCGTGAGGAGCAGCCTGAGCTCAGGTTAACCCTCACAGCGATGGATGGTGGGTCACCGCCCAAGACTGGGACTTCTCAGGTCCTCATCATAGTCCTGGACATAAATGACAACACCCCTGAATTTGCTCAGCAGCTCTACCAGGTGCAGGTCCCAGAAAACAGCCCTATAGGCTCCCTTGTCATCACTGTTTCTGCTAGAGATTTGGATGCTGGGATCCATGGCGAACTCTCCTACTCATTTTTCCAATCCTCAAATCAAGTCATTCAGGCCTTCGAAGTAAACACAGTCACAGGGGATattcgattaaaaaaaaagttggattTTGAGGAAATTAGATCTTACCATATAGAAATTGAGGCCTCAGATGGCGGCGGTCTTTCAGGAAAATGCACTGTAGCCGTAGAAGTAATGGATGTAAACGACAACGCCCCTGAATTGACCATATCACTACTCATTAATGATATCCCAGAAAACACCCCTGACACTGTGGTCGCTGTTTTTGGAATTTCAGATTCAGATACTGGTAACAATGGAAAAATGATGTGTTCCATCCAAGACCATCTCCCTTTCCTACTGAAGCTCACGATAGAAAATTTTTACACTTTGGTCACAGAAGGCGCActggacagagaagaaaaagccGAGTACAACATCACTATCACGGTCACTGACATGGGAACCCCCAGACTGAAAACGGAGCACAACATAACCGTGCTGGTGTCCGACGTCAACGACAACGCCCCCGCCTTCACCCAGACCTCCTACACCCTGTGGGTCCGCGAGAACAACAGCCCCGCCCTGCACATCGGCAGCGTCAGCGCCACAGACACAGACGCGGGCGCCAACGCCCAGGTCACCTACTCGCTGCTGCCGTCCTCCGACTCGCCCGTGCCCCTCGCCTCCCTCGTGTCCATCAACCCCGACAACGGCCACCTCTTCGCCCTCAAGTCCCTGGACTACGAGGCCCTGCGAGCCTTCGAGTTCCGCGTGGGCGCCACCGACCGCGGCTCGCCCGCGCTCAGCAGCCAGGCGCTGGTGCGCGTGCTCGTGGCGGACGCCAACGATAACGCGCCCTTCGTGCTCTACCCGCTGCAGAACGCCTCGGCGCCCTGCACCGAGCTGGTGCCCAGGGCGGCCGAGCCGGGCTACCTGGTGACCAAGGTGGTGGCGGTGGACGGCGACGCGGGCCAGAACGCCTGGCTGTCGTACCAGCTGCTCAAGGCCACGGAGCCCGGGCTGTTCGGCGTGTGGGCGCACAACGGCGAGGTGCGCACGGCGCGGCTGCTGAGCGAGCGCGACGCGCCCAAGCAGCGGCTGGTGGTGCTGGTCAAGGACAACGGCGAGCCGCCGCTGTCGGCCAGCGTCACGCTGCACGTGCTGCTGGTGGACGGCTTCTCGCAGCCCTACCTGCCGCCCCCGGAAGCGGAAGCGGCGGCCGCGGCGCCGGCCGACCCGCTCACCGTCTCCCTGGTGGTGGCCTTGGCGTCGGTGTCGTCGCTCTTCCTCTTCTCGGTGCTGGTGTTCGTGGCGGTGCGGCTGtgcaggaggggcggggcgggctcGGCGGGTCGCTGCCCGGTGCCCGAGGGCCACTTCCCGGGCCACCTGGTGGACGTCAGCGGCACGGGGACCCTGTCGCAGAGCTATCAGTACGAGGTGTGTCTGATGGGAGGCACTGGGTCCGGCGAATTCAAATTTCTCAAACCTATTGTCCCCAGCCTCATGAGTGAAGGAGCTGATATGGACACCGCGGAAAACGCTAACTTTAGAAATCGTTTGGGGTTCAGTTAG